TTTAGTTTAGATCGCCATAACCATCGAACTAGCTATCGAGCACACCAGGCCAGTTGGCATCAGCCTGGCTGATGTAACCAGGGATGTCTTTTTCCCAACGTTTCTGGATTTTCTTGCTCACGTTGAGGTAGAGCTTGCCATCAACAATTGTCCAGGCATCAGGATCGATCGGTGCAGTGGTTCCCTGGCTGACCGCATAGGCGCAATAGCCACCATATTGGGGCGCAAATTCTTCTGGGTTACTGGCAAACTTATCGCGGTTCTCGGCGCTAGAAAAATGCCAGATTGCCCCTTGCCATTCATAGGCAAATTCATCACTTCCCTCTACTGGGCCGCCCTCAGTAAAGTAGGCCACCGGGTCAATGCCACGGATCGCTACGCCATTGTCAACAAACACAGCGTTAGCATAGTTCTTTGCGGCACATGGATTAGAGGCACCAGCGCAAGGGTCTTTAGCAGCGCAAGGATCAGCGGCGCAGGGGTCTTTAGCGGCGCAGGGGTCTTTGGCAGCGCAGGGATCTTTGGCAGCGCAGGGATCTTTGGCAGCACAGGGATCTTTGGCGGCACAGGGATCGGCAACATCAGTAGTGGTAGCGGGAGAGCCAGGATCAGGTGCTGTAGTTGTGCCAGGACTACAGCTAGCCAATAAAGTCAACAGGACGATCGAGGAGATCGTGGTGGCAAAATACTTAACTTTCATGGAGATTATTTTCCCTCTACTAATAAATTACTTGAGTTACGAATGAATTGATTGGAATTGAGTCAGAACTAATCGGTTTGTGCGATCGAAAATTGAATAATTCTACTTTTTGGTATGATTGAGGTTGAAATTAAGCCCTATCCCAATCGCAACATACACATTGCTTGAGTCTGTGATGTTTGCTTGACAATGTTCAATGGTTCAACCTATTGGTAATTTAACCAAGAGCGCGTTAAGCCATTTAGTTAACCGGGAAATCGGTGCAGTCCAAAATTACTTGTTCAACCGCGTCGCCCATTTGGGTGATTTGTAATTTTTACGGTGGCGATCGCATTTTGGATTGCTAAATCGCTAAAAAAGTTGTTATTCCCCTGTAGATCAAAGGTGTTAAGAGCTGAGAATATTCATATACATAGGGCTGTACATAGCGCTGTACATAGGGTTGAGTCATTAGCGATGCCCATTAACTAAAATAATTACCTCACATCTAGCGATCAAAGATTAGAGCAGCTTGAGTAAATGCCAAAAAATTTTTAAGCTCTGCTTAGATCCATCTCATCCATAGCCACGTATATTAAATGGAGCAAAACTATAGTTAAGCTGGCAACCCTTAAAATCAAAAGCGGCTAGTTAGGTGTGTTGAAGGATAACCAGTTTGTTTGCCTACAGCTTGCAGGCGATCGCAAAGGAGCTAACTCCTTGCTTTGCTGGATCAGTTTTGGCAAAAGACTGAATCAAGGGCGGCAGAGATTTTTAATCTTATCTTTGTTGCTTTATATTGATATTGCAATTTTGATCACAAACCGATCGGCCGATAAACACTAAATAAACACTAATAAAAACCGATAAACGTTGATAAAGTAAGCTGCCAGCGATCGACTATAACCATATATCCTCACTCATAGGCAAGACTCTGGGCTATGAATCTATCATCCAAATCAGACACGGAATTATTCCGGGCGCTCCAGTCTGGCAATCACAAAGCCCTTGGTGTTCTTTACGATCGCTACGGCACTGTTGTCTATCGTCTCGCGTTGCGGATTTTGGGGAATCCAGCGGAGGCAGAAGATCTTACCCAAGATATCTTTGTCTCATTCTGGCGCAAAAATAATTACGATCCCGATCGCGGTTCGGTGAGTGTGTTTTTAATGACTCTGACTAGATCTAGAGCGATCGATCGGATTCGGAAATCACGCACCAAGCAAAAATTCTTGCAAAAACTCGGACGTGGTGATTCTTTGTTTAGTCCCGGTAATCTTATGGAACAAGTTTCATTATCGGAGGTTGCTAAACTGGTGCGATCGGCACTCCAACAACTGCCAGAAAATCAGCGACAGGTTTTAGAGATGGCCTACTATGACGGTATGAGTCAATCGGAAATCAATCGCGCGCTGAATATTCCGCTAGGGACTGTGAAAACTCGCGCCCGTCAGGGGCTGATTAAACTTAGACATATACTAAAAGATTTGGTGGAATAGGAAATGGAATCCCTGCAAGAGTCGCAAAATTGGCAAGAGCTTTTGGCTGGTTATGTGCTTGGTGATCTGAACCCCCAGGAGGAGGCTCAGGTCAAGCAATATTTGAGCGAGCATCCCGAAGCAGAACGCGAGATTTTGGCGTTGGAGCAAAGTTTGGCGCTGTTGCCATTTGCCTTGCCGGAGGCTGCCCCACCGGAAAGCTTGAAATCAAATTTATTGGCGCAGGTGGAAGCTGATATTGCCCAGGAGGCTGCATCGTCATTGCCGCAAATTGGACAAGTTGAGCGGGTTTTTCAACCGCACCGATCGCCAAAATTTGGCCGCTTAATCGCCGCCGCGATCGCAATTGTGGCAGTTGGCTTAGGTGGTTATAGCTGGAGTTTGCAAAGGAAATTAGCCATCGCCCAACAGGATTTGGATGCATACCACAAGGCGATCGCCATGTTGCGACAGCCTGACAATCGTTTGTTAGCTTTGCAAGGCATGAAGAATCTAGAAGGTGCTACGGGCAGCTTTGTGATTACGCCAGGCATGGAAGCCGCGGTATTATCAGTGCAAAATCTAGAGCAGTTGCCACCGGGGATGGTCTATAGCATGTGGGCCTATGTGGATGGTAAAAAGGTCGATTGTGTAGAATTTCGCCCTGGTCAAGATGGCAAGGTGTTTATGACCGTACCCCTCGATCGCGTTTTAACCAATACCCAACTGGTTGAAGTGACGGTGGAGAAAGCAGGCACGCTCAAACCATCAGGAGAAATGGTGATGAAGGGCGATCTCTCGGTTTAGTCTGTTCAAATCCAGTTTGGAGCTAAAACTGAGAGTATAAATGGAAGTCTAATTTTCCAGGTTTCTCACTAATAGACTGTTCTGATCTGATCATTCTGAGCATAAGGAGCAGTCTGCCACGATCATTACTAAGTTTGGTATTCATTTGCGATTGAGCATAATTTGCCAACGTGGATTATTTACACTGCAATGGCATATCAGGTTATCAAAATATACAATACATCTAATTATTCGAGTTATTCGAGAAAGTCGCCCGCGCTCTACCAGCATGGGCGATTTAATTACTATTTCAGGGTTGTTTGATCAACAATTAGAATTGGAATCCGACCCCACCCTGGAAGGAAGCAGTAGTGCCAGCACCACTCTCAAAGCTATCGATCGCCACGATCGCATTACTATAGAGCAATACATTTTCATTTAAACTAACTTCTACCCCTGGCTGCACCACATAGGCATTGCGATCGCCCAGCAGGGTACTATTGTCATCTACTACAAACGAGCCACCCGCACCCACAAACAGGTTAGTGCGATCGCCTACCGGTAGGTCATAGGAAATAGTCGGTACAACCGCAGTACCACCATTACCGAACAAAACCGAAGTACGCAACGAAACTGGTGCATCTTCAAACTTATAGCGACCGGAAATGTTTGCCCCTAAATTATCATCAGGATTCCCCTTGTCAGTGGTCAGTGAAGCACCTGCTCCTAAATAGCTACCGGGGGTCAGATCGCCAGCCCTGCCGAATTCATTTGCACTAGCTGGATTAGCAAAGCCGAGGGCAGAAACGGCGGAAACAGTAGCGATCGCTAAGG
The sequence above is a segment of the Pseudanabaena sp. PCC 7367 genome. Coding sequences within it:
- a CDS encoding anti-sigma factor; the protein is MESLQESQNWQELLAGYVLGDLNPQEEAQVKQYLSEHPEAEREILALEQSLALLPFALPEAAPPESLKSNLLAQVEADIAQEAASSLPQIGQVERVFQPHRSPKFGRLIAAAIAIVAVGLGGYSWSLQRKLAIAQQDLDAYHKAIAMLRQPDNRLLALQGMKNLEGATGSFVITPGMEAAVLSVQNLEQLPPGMVYSMWAYVDGKKVDCVEFRPGQDGKVFMTVPLDRVLTNTQLVEVTVEKAGTLKPSGEMVMKGDLSV
- a CDS encoding sigma-70 family RNA polymerase sigma factor, which gives rise to MNLSSKSDTELFRALQSGNHKALGVLYDRYGTVVYRLALRILGNPAEAEDLTQDIFVSFWRKNNYDPDRGSVSVFLMTLTRSRAIDRIRKSRTKQKFLQKLGRGDSLFSPGNLMEQVSLSEVAKLVRSALQQLPENQRQVLEMAYYDGMSQSEINRALNIPLGTVKTRARQGLIKLRHILKDLVE
- a CDS encoding YHS domain-containing (seleno)protein, translating into MKVKYFATTISSIVLLTLLASCSPGTTTAPDPGSPATTTDVADPCAAKDPCAAKDPCAAKDPCAAKDPCAAKDPCAADPCAAKDPCAGASNPCAAKNYANAVFVDNGVAIRGIDPVAYFTEGGPVEGSDEFAYEWQGAIWHFSSAENRDKFASNPEEFAPQYGGYCAYAVSQGTTAPIDPDAWTIVDGKLYLNVSKKIQKRWEKDIPGYISQADANWPGVLDS